TAACTGAAGGATGAGAGGTAACTGACACTCGTAAAGAGAAGgaggtctctctctgtgtgtgtgcatgtattatGTGTGAGAGATAGCCCTAGTGTTTTGTAGGccaagtttgtttttaagaaaaaaatattattaaaatcgTTAGATCAGATGTGGTGTGAAAGAAACCtgagatttcatttttttttaggccaTATTGCCAAGCAATAAGCCCTAATTTGTGATTAttgatttgtcttttttctgtTCAATTTATGCCACTATTATAGTATAAGGAGGGCTTGTCACAATCATGAATTTTAGTTGATGATTAATTGTCATAGAAATAAATGTgattaactatatatatatatatacatacattatcatatatatatatatatatatatatatacatacatacatacatacatacatacatacatacatacatacatatatatatatatatatatacatacatacatatatatatatatatatgtgttaatTTTATGCCACAGCGGTGCCGTTGTGTTTGACTTTAAGACCTAAATCTATGTTGGAGGTAGTTTGCTGAAACAAAGTTTCACCTCTTGCTCTGCTGCATATTAGGGTTGGACCATATGTTCAAATTTTCCAACCAGCCAACAGCGTTATTTTTTGTTGTCAGCCCAACAACCAGTGATTACCGATATATTATCACATGTGCTTCTAGACTTGTGTAGACCTACCTACCTAATGTGACAAAAACATGGTTCAACACAATTAATTTATTGTAGAAGGAGGcttgtttcattttcaaaagtTATTATGCAACGTGGAAACACAAAGCCTGTGTAACTGTACCTGCTTCAGCTTCCAGACCATGGTTATTGGCACCAGCAAGAGATATGGTCTAAAACGAGCTGAAACAAAAGAATCTGCCCAATAGCAATAAGGTCTAGACAGCCGAGCTCTTTTtctttacgttttttttttccattggaaTCTAGCACTCGTACAGCGTTTTGGATAACGGGTGGCTTTCCCCGGTTTTAGTGTTCTAGCAGCACAAAGGCTTTAAcgagttgtctgtgtgtgtgtgtgttggcggtgagtgttgAGGTTGTtgggtggcgttctagctgtgaacgtaggtgtagcagttgtgtgtacagtttacttgtcggtgaataaatgctacgaaactacaactcctccactccactCAGCGAGCCGGAGACTGGAgacgacttcctgtatcctgcaactccggctccgcctcttaaggtgggctgttaaggtggaccagcttttctccttaaagtgacgagccgctcctctgagccgctcagcttttgagttaattattaacatttcttttaaccgttttaaccgatagcgttaatcgatTTAAaagcttaatgtcggttaacggttaattattaacatccctaattatAATGATTTTGAATTAATTGGAATGTTTGTGCAATCTATTTCATATTAAACGAAGGTATTGACAGTACCGCCACACAGTGCCCTCTGAAGTTCTAGTCACCTTGATTGTGAATTGTTCATAGCTTCAAACAATTTTTTCACATTGGCTATTAACTTGACATTAGGACCAATAGCTCAGAAATTATTTTGTGTCCGACTGCCCATTGGTTTCCTAAACAATGCCCTGTAATGTTGTATGTTGTTaagcttttgtatttatttgcctTTAATAGGccatttattgtgtttattgtatttgtttgttgaCTGTGTGTTACTGCTGACTGTACAACAATTTGCCTCTAGGGGATAATAAAGTGTTCCTTGACCCCTTGACTTCATGTGTGTGACAGCTTCCACAGCGCACCTGTAGTGGTTGTATGTTTGGAGGGGAAAGGGACCCTATGTGGAGTTTTTAGGCTGTGCAACAGAATTGGTTTAAAATGATAAACTTTTAGCTTATACCTTCCTCAACATGAGTATGTACTGGGCTGGCTTagctcatcacacacacactacactaaCACCTGACTACTCTCATGGCTCATACTCACTTGTTCCTTCCAGGACCCTGCCAGGCCGCCTCGATGTCCGCATACAGGTTCTTCTCGGAGGGCTTGCGGTGCTGACCCCGTAGCCGGATGTAATCGTAGGAGAACACGTTGCAGTTGATCCCTGGAGCCGAGGCGATGTAAAAGCTGCACATCTCGGCCCAGGTCCAACGGCGTTCCGTGGTGAGAAGAGCAGCGTGTACCGGTCTGTTCGGGGCGCAGCGCACGAACATGCAGCCGACCCGGTTCCCCCGGCTGCTCCTGGTGCTGAACATCTCCACCCGCGTCCAGCTCTCTCTGAGAGTACTGCAGTCCGCCCGCTCACTCAGGTGTAGGCTGGTCGCCCCGTTAGCATCGCTGTGCACCGAGTAGGTGGGCTCTGGGGGGAGGAAGGCGAGCTTGCCGCGATGCGGCTCGTGGGATCAGGGCGGGACAGCAGAAGAGCCAGCACAGTTCACCCAGAGAAACAGCCATTCATCCTGGGGGCCGTGCCGGGCATGTGACAGGCCGGGCTGACCTCTGAATTCACTTCTATAACACACAACAGACAGATATCTGCAGGTCTGAGCTCCTATTGATGTCCCATGAACAGACTTTAAGGAAGAGATGTGATGACCGTCTCTGGGTCTCTAACAGCTAACGGTAGCTAGCGGTCTGCAGCTAGTtagcgttagctagctaacagctaCACTAACACTTGATGGAGACTAGAGGAGAACTACAACACAACCTTTACATGCATGTCTTTGTTCAGCACTAAACTATGCAGCGATGAGTCTCGATAGTACAGTTCCGCccttgaaacacacacatatatatatatactcgcTACACGTAGAGATTAGTTGCTAATGTCTAGTAAGAATGAGAACGGCCATTCCTTCAGACACAAGCCGGCCTTCCGGTTAATACCGGATATCCTGtttggcttttattgtggtggttaaagtttttttttaatgtcaactTATTTATGTtgagataaatatatatattatgagagagagagagagagagagagagattgttcTAGTTTTGATATAGTGTTAGGAGGGGTGATACTGTAAGATTAGatacatttttgtaaagatgtatttatatacagtaacatATTTTATCTTGCTCCTAATGTTAGATCTGGAACTATATAATAATAGCACACGTTACTGCTTGTAAGGTGAGTGATGATTAAGACTTGTCGGTACTCGATATGAAGTAAGAAGTGATGTGCCACCTTTTTTGGTTATGGGTGTTCAGTTGTCCTAGGCTTGCGTGAGTCATTAATGTGGATgcttgttgcaaaaaaaaaaaaggaaaacctgaacacaaatgtaaaagaagaaaaaaaaaaaaattacttttactgtatgttattgaagtttgtaaaatgtcaaaatgtgctaCATGTGTTTTATGGTTACATGGTTTAGGTatatttcacagttttgaaGTACAAATATCAGGGGATTTGGGTATATCTTTAATGTCTGGTATTTGTGATAACCTATGGTAGATTGTCAGGATTTATAGCAGAATTGTCGTTATAATTATTTCCATTCATCTGATTATATGATGtgttattgttttcatattcaACCAGCAGTTACAGGCTACTGATTGTCTCTTTGTTTCAGTGTtgagattagatttatttttcataaactCTGAAATGAGGACATTTCATCTGAAGAGGGGGAAGAAtgtaagattagatttatttttgtaaagatttattttatacagtatacatattgtAGTCTGCTCCTTAAGTTAGATCTGGAACTATATAATATAGCACACCTTACTTGCTTGTAAGGTGAGTGATGATTAAGATTGGTGGAGTGATATGAAGTAAGAAGTGATGTGCCACCTTTTTGGTTATGGGTGTTCAGTTGTCCTACGCTTGAGTTGAGACATTAAAGTGGATCCTGTTGCACTGACAAAGCTCTCCCCATGCTCTTGCTTTACCCACAGCCCTACAGTAGTTTAATAAAGTAACAAGTAAGTTTATAGTTAAGGCAACGAGAAGCCTGCCTTACAATACTAAGGATGCTCCAGGGCGTTATCGAGCCATGATTTCAGGCCACCcaaaaaatcctgaacacaaaaatggagaaaaacagtTTGACAGTCTAACTCAACAATTCaatactatatactgtagttcACAATCTTTTcagcacttatttttttaacatgtataatgtgttcagaaaaaACTCTCTGATTTTACTTTACCCAGACTTTAACATTCAAGATTAACTTTATTGTCCCACAGAGGGGGAGATTTGTCCTGAGCTTTTCACCCATGCTACAGCCATAAAAGACAACATtccacatacaaaaaaaactacacataATGGTGTTTAAGTTGGCAACCAGAAAAAGCAAACACGTCAACAATAGTAATAAAAGCAAAAGAAGTCCCTTTTTCCAAAATTTTCCTTATATAAAAACAAGGATCATCAAGTGGCCATCTCTAATCCGCCACTATTTAAAGCTTTACTGACACAGGGAtacattaattttaaaatgtatttaatctcCTTACGACGGACTCTGAACAGCTACCAGAGGCAGTTAGCTGGTACTCAGAGAGTAGAATGTGGGATAGGTCAGTACACTATTCTACTGGCTCTGTCTTAGTGTTGGCCTGTCGTAAGTAGACTGCAGGGACGTATGCGGTTTGACCCCCATAATCCTCCATGCAGCTCTGCTATCAGTCGGACCAGTTTGGACTGAGCTCTGCCACAGACGAGGTTACCAACCAAGCTGTGATGCTGTATCGTAATCTGTAATGTAAGGCTGTCTAAGACAtgcctgataaaaaaaaacacattacactTGAGGATTTTTGATGCTATCGCCAAGTGTACATAAACAAACGCTATAAAGTGGACTTCAGAGGTAAAGTATGCTTTGGGCCTTAATTTTCTTAGCAACCCTGTCTTTTGAAACGgtctgaatgagacagcagatggaggggagacaggtgatcagagaggggacgaggacgggagatggagagacagtagctgcagctggactcagttgtctgtcgGAGGGCTCTTTCAGTGCCACTGTAGCCAGCGATGATGGTAACGTTACTGATCTCCGTTTCAGCGGCAGTTTAGtgaaatggactgttttgtcctttgtttttaacattgtaaaactcatctttacatccaggagcaatacaatagtgtcccctctttgttttcttctgtcctgtgtctcctcagtcttCGTCTTTCATGCTCTCTATCTGTTGTAACTCAGCCGAGCCGACTAACCTCTGTGACGAACAGgctagagtactgcaacatggcggcGCTCTTGTCACAAAAAGATCAAACgtatgttctttttttcttgttaatgctgacatttgtcacgtTTGTCTTTATAATagttcattagagtggaaatccattagtaaaccagcttaaacTTGGCTTGAACTGTCTCATTTCCTCCTTTAAGTACACACTTAGTTAAATTCCACCACTGTTATCCAAAGCTGACTATAGCGTACAATCTGCCTTCAAGTTCCATTGTTGTcttaaaacacatcagtgagtcaCACTGCTGCACTGGGTTCcctcattaccatgaacacacctTCCTGAGATTGACAACCAATCAACTATCCCTAATGAGAATCTTTGACCATGACAGCTGGCAATTCAGATGTAAGAGTAGAGTGGGGCATTTGGAGCAGAGCTAGTGCttatagagtgtgtgtgtacgagagTTATGGCTAGAAAGGATCCGTCTTGTATTAAACTCTTGCGAGAGTTTGTATGTGTTCGTGAGAGTTTGTGATCATGGGTTTACCGGCAGGCAGCCTTGCCGTCATTGAGCAGGCCTGTATCTCTACACTTGTAGAGGTGTAAGGTTGCATTTGCAGCTCTGTGTGACATATTAACATGCTTATTTGAATGCACTGTGTAATTTGTTTTAGATTTAAGTTCTAGTAATGTAATGAAGTCATGAATCAAGGTTAAGGTTATAatcttaaaggtcacctattatgctaaatgcacttttccatgtcttttaaaaatcaatatctgtccctACTGTgtcatagtatcataaaagacccatcctctctctttttctccctgtCTTCATCGTCCGAAAAGTGTGGGTAGCACTTCCTTACTTTCTGTGACGTCGGGCAGGAATTTCATGCCATATAAGGGTTTCCTGTTAGAACAACGGTTAGAACCCTAGCTAGGTGACCCCGTCCACAGAGCGTCAATCCGTCGCCTCGTAACTATAAGCAAAGTCTGCTCCTActtctgttagtctgcaagaaaCCAGCAGAACAGTCCTCagtactcccatcatctaaatataacatgttacactgtttaaacagctgataatttatatattatatatatttgatgtcatacatgtagaagagtacaggtatagtaaatagtgactgtaagccacaccaacacatttctgtttcacagtcaaacttattgagtagacagatgacaatatttaattatCCAGTGTTTTAATTCCACCTTTCAGTTATGTTGACATGGGTAACACGATAAAGTCTTTCAGCTACGGTGTGCTACAATAAGCTAGGGTAAGGTAGGGTTTAGCTCCGGTGAGTGTAACGTTAactggtctgtagtcatggtaacacagagacagctcctacagtaaataatataccattactctgattactttcatacgtttatcaggtgtcttttaccagaaataatgaactgactactgtttcacatcttctattttccaccctgatgttcgctgtgtttacacaccgtcacatagcggtagcatgtagctacatgctaacatatagctacatgctaacacgttagctctgtaatgtagctacatgctaacatgttagctctgtatctcCATGTAAATAGAACTATCTGCTCTCCACTGGAATtgattctgtcggtcatttctcacagatggacctgtaaagacaaacgtaaaacagagtgtatgttttacggtttacagagtttATGCACAACGTAAATACTGAGCTAACTAACGCAGCTATAAATAGATATTTACCGGAGCAAAACAGGTAGGCGCTGAATCTgagtttttcagacagaggctgaatgAGGCTCTAtgcaggcatattcaggctgacagtatgagaagaataaaggtttttttgaacattacagcatgtaaacatgttctagtacaacattaaaatacatctatgaacctggaaatgagcataatatgagacctttaaagtTACAACGAGgtactttcattttgtgttgattttggcggtccctgtggacaaaagctgtagtgtttccaagcaccagagtccctttagaaaacctcttgTTTTACTacagcagcagggtctgacagtctgccctgcTTTgtgctggttctggttctcctgtaCTTCCCtccggtgttggctcccagcggggaccggcgGAAAAGCCAGGCGAAGCTCTGCTCGGCACTGAGTTCTCCACCTCCCGCAAAAGCTCTGACTACTGGAAACCCGGATCTGGGTTTCTggtcgctgccggaggccccgctgAAGAGAGCTGAATTAGTTTCtagtgaacctgcatgattttgtctgTTTACAACGTTCATTCTTC
Above is a genomic segment from Sebastes umbrosus isolate fSebUmb1 chromosome 2, fSebUmb1.pri, whole genome shotgun sequence containing:
- the abhd17c gene encoding LOW QUALITY PROTEIN: alpha/beta hydrolase domain-containing protein 17C (The sequence of the model RefSeq protein was modified relative to this genomic sequence to represent the inferred CDS: deleted 5 bases in 4 codons), translated to MPGTAPRMNGVSLGELCWLFCCPALIPRAASRKLAFLPPEPTYSVHSDANGATSLHLSERADCSTLRESWTRVEMFSTRSSRGNRVGCMFVRCAPTDRYTLLFSPRNAVGPGEMCSFYIASAPGINCNVFSYDYIRLRGQHRKPSEKNLYADIEAAWQGPGRNKYGVTPENIILYGQSIGTVPTIDLAARYECAAVILHSPLMSGLRVAFPDTRKTYCFDAFPSIDKVSKVASPVLVIHGTEDEVIDFSHGLAMYERCPRAVEPLWVEGAGHNDIELYAQYLERLKQFISFELPTS